The window GGCGCACAGCCAGCAGCAGAAGTGCGAGCGCCATCGCCAGCGACCAGGACCCGGCATAGATGATGAAGGTCATCTCGATGCCATGCAGCAGCATGGCGGCATATTCGGGATTCCCCAGGATTGCCGAAAGGTCGAAGCCGCTCACGAGCCTGGCTCCCCGGATGGATCCGCCTTCGGCTGCGGCCTTGCGGTCTGCAGGCCGCCCATGACCTGCAGCGTGGGCGTGATCTCCATGTGTCCGATGTTGACGGCGACGGGCGCCGATATGGCGAAGGCGATCGCGTCGGCGATATCGGCCGCTTCAGGCAGTTCGAAACCGGCGATGAATTTTTCCCGGATGCTCGGATCATCGCCGTGGACGTGATTGAAAATATCAGTGGCGACCCGGCCGGGGCAGATTTCGGTGACCCGCACCCGCTTGCCGAACGCGTCGATGCGCAGCTGGTTGGACAGCATGCTCACGCCGGCCTTGGTGGCGTGATAGGAGGAGTTGCCGCCGAAATTATAAGCGCCGGCGATCGACGAGATGTTGATGACATGGCCGCGGTCGCGCGCCACCATGCCCGGCACGACGAGGCGGCAGATGTGCAGAACCGCCCGCAGATTGACGTCGACGATGAGATCGATATCGCCCTCGTCGGCTTCCAGGAACTTCTTCGGCCGGTCGACGCCGGCATTGTTGACGAGAATGTCGAACTCGACCCGACC of the Rhizobium etli CFN 42 genome contains:
- a CDS encoding SDR family oxidoreductase, with product MPFSDYKTALVTGASSGIGAAVVERLRRENIEVHAVARSAKALQQLAERTGCIAHAIDVTDRQAMAELAGRVEFDILVNNAGVDRPKKFLEADEGDIDLIVDVNLRAVLHICRLVVPGMVARDRGHVINISSIAGAYNFGGNSSYHATKAGVSMLSNQLRIDAFGKRVRVTEICPGRVATDIFNHVHGDDPSIREKFIAGFELPEAADIADAIAFAISAPVAVNIGHMEITPTLQVMGGLQTARPQPKADPSGEPGS